A portion of the Blautia hansenii DSM 20583 genome contains these proteins:
- a CDS encoding IS30 family transposase, which translates to MANKKGSRQLTWTDRISIEALKKAGHSVIEIAEQLGVHRSTIYNELKRGEYMHRNSDYTETLSYSPNKAQMKAEENLKARGTQLKIGNDIAYANYIEDKIVNEDYSPAAVLGELKAQGKEGDFSVTVCVTTLYSYIDKGIFLKLSNKNLPVKKNKKRNYKKVQRQQKRAAAGESIDKRPKEIDTREEFGNWEMDSVLGKRGKSKNTLLVLTERKTRNEIIFKLPDHTDEAVVAALDRLERKWGADMFKRVFKTITVDNGSEFADAEGLQRSIINEGEKRTKVYYCHPYSSWERGTNEVTNKMIRRKIPKGTNFDDRTEEEVESIENWINGYPRKIHGYHSAGELFKEEVKQLA; encoded by the coding sequence ATGGCGAATAAGAAAGGCAGCCGACAGCTGACATGGACAGACCGTATAAGTATTGAGGCATTGAAAAAAGCAGGGCATAGCGTGATAGAGATAGCAGAACAGCTGGGCGTACACCGCAGCACTATATACAATGAGCTTAAGAGAGGGGAATATATGCACAGAAATAGCGACTATACAGAAACATTAAGTTATAGCCCAAACAAGGCACAAATGAAAGCAGAGGAAAATTTAAAGGCAAGGGGTACACAACTTAAAATAGGAAACGATATTGCATACGCTAATTATATAGAGGATAAAATAGTAAATGAAGATTACAGCCCAGCTGCGGTACTGGGAGAATTGAAAGCACAGGGGAAAGAGGGGGACTTTTCCGTAACAGTATGCGTAACGACCTTATACAGCTATATTGATAAGGGTATTTTCCTTAAGCTGTCTAATAAGAATTTGCCAGTAAAGAAGAATAAGAAGAGAAATTATAAGAAAGTACAGAGGCAACAGAAAAGGGCGGCAGCAGGAGAGAGTATAGACAAACGCCCGAAAGAGATAGATACACGGGAAGAGTTCGGAAACTGGGAAATGGACAGCGTTTTAGGTAAGCGGGGAAAGTCAAAAAATACCTTGCTGGTACTGACAGAGCGGAAAACCAGAAACGAGATTATATTTAAACTGCCAGACCATACAGACGAGGCAGTAGTAGCGGCACTGGATAGATTAGAAAGAAAATGGGGCGCTGATATGTTTAAGCGGGTATTTAAGACAATCACAGTAGACAACGGCAGCGAGTTTGCAGATGCAGAGGGCTTACAGCGTTCTATTATCAACGAGGGAGAAAAGCGGACAAAGGTATATTACTGCCACCCTTATAGTAGCTGGGAACGTGGCACGAATGAGGTAACAAATAAGATGATACGCCGGAAGATACCGAAAGGCACAAATTTTGACGACAGGACAGAGGAAGAGGTAGAGAGTATAGAGAACTGGATAAACGGATACCCACGCAAAATACATGGCTACCATTCAGCGGGGGAATTATTCAAGGAAGAGGTAAAGCAGCTTGCATAA
- a CDS encoding phage tail family protein: MENEKLTYINSRGERLELGVDSVYHCNISKDVEGISGVTSVIYSTNSMGQHGDTYVGQRIEARDIDVVGHINTRDKAQALELRRRMLKIFNPELSATLVYEYGGFKRVIDCRAYGEPKILKKEVLYEFDLQIECLNPFWREEEETKEDIASWVAAWHFPCVIEKDSTKSMIYGYRAESVIVDCYNEGDVSTGMRIRFTALGTVSNPILLNVDTEEFIQINATMKTGDVIEINTKYGSKGAKLIRDGVETDYFRYIDVDSTFMQLAIGDNMFRYDAASGVNSLEVSIFYSKEFLGV; this comes from the coding sequence ATGGAAAATGAAAAACTGACTTACATAAATTCAAGGGGCGAGCGGTTAGAGCTGGGAGTAGACAGCGTATATCATTGCAATATAAGTAAAGACGTAGAGGGCATTTCCGGCGTTACGAGCGTCATTTACAGCACAAACAGCATGGGACAGCACGGCGACACCTACGTAGGGCAGCGTATCGAGGCGAGGGACATAGACGTAGTGGGACATATCAACACACGGGACAAGGCGCAGGCATTGGAACTGCGCCGCCGTATGCTTAAGATATTTAACCCAGAGCTTAGCGCTACGCTGGTGTATGAGTACGGCGGCTTTAAGCGTGTGATTGATTGCAGGGCGTATGGAGAGCCTAAGATACTAAAGAAAGAGGTACTTTATGAGTTTGATTTACAAATAGAGTGCCTTAACCCGTTCTGGCGGGAAGAGGAAGAAACAAAAGAGGATATAGCAAGCTGGGTGGCTGCGTGGCATTTCCCTTGCGTTATCGAAAAGGACAGCACAAAGAGCATGATATACGGATACCGAGCGGAAAGCGTAATAGTGGACTGCTACAACGAGGGCGACGTATCAACAGGAATGAGGATAAGGTTTACAGCACTGGGGACAGTTTCAAACCCGATACTGCTTAATGTGGATACCGAGGAATTTATACAGATTAACGCCACTATGAAAACGGGCGACGTGATAGAGATTAACACGAAGTACGGCAGCAAGGGCGCTAAGCTGATAAGGGACGGCGTAGAAACCGACTATTTCCGCTACATTGATGTAGACAGTACATTTATGCAGCTTGCCATAGGCGACAATATGTTTAGGTATGATGCAGCCAGCGGCGTAAATTCTCTGGAAGTATCCATATTCTATAGCAAGGAATTTTTAGGAGTGTGA
- a CDS encoding phage holin family protein gives MNMTITEFIEAAAHNKIIQLVVLAIVCDTVFGVLRAIKEKKFNSCAGIDGAIRKVGMLISLVFMLAIDVLIKINLIGFIPEQARTYLGLDTVGVAEFFALLYIAYEVVSIFKNMALCGLPVKKVWEKVREFLAKYTDELPDTDELDGDSTTGSVEEHRTQER, from the coding sequence ATGAACATGACTATTACAGAATTTATTGAGGCGGCGGCACATAACAAAATTATCCAGCTGGTAGTATTGGCGATTGTGTGCGACACGGTTTTTGGCGTGCTGCGTGCAATCAAAGAAAAGAAATTTAACAGCTGCGCAGGAATTGACGGGGCTATCAGAAAAGTAGGTATGCTTATTTCTCTGGTATTCATGCTGGCAATCGACGTACTGATTAAGATTAACTTAATCGGATTTATACCGGAGCAGGCACGTACATATTTAGGGCTTGACACCGTGGGCGTGGCTGAATTTTTCGCATTGCTTTACATTGCCTATGAGGTAGTGAGTATTTTTAAGAATATGGCATTATGTGGGTTGCCCGTAAAAAAGGTATGGGAAAAGGTACGGGAGTTTTTAGCAAAGTATACGGACGAGCTGCCGGACACAGACGAACTGGACGGGGACAGCACCACAGGCAGCGTAGAGGAACACAGGACACAGGAAAGATAA
- the avd gene encoding diversity-generating retroelement protein Avd — MDIQTKTDIIHQKIYDFLLYIYPLLAKYPKFEKFSLQTATRNAILEMLQEVIKWDKTATKSHLYTVDTALQESKELLRLAHDLEYSAMNARHYGESCRKLKEIGVMLGEMIEEVKTRK, encoded by the coding sequence ATGGACATACAGACAAAAACAGATATTATACACCAGAAAATATACGATTTTCTGCTATATATCTATCCTTTACTTGCAAAGTATCCAAAGTTTGAAAAATTCAGTTTACAGACGGCGACCAGAAACGCAATTCTTGAAATGCTGCAAGAGGTTATAAAGTGGGATAAGACGGCGACGAAAAGCCACTTATACACGGTAGATACGGCATTGCAGGAAAGTAAAGAATTGCTGCGGCTGGCGCATGATTTGGAATATAGCGCCATGAACGCACGGCACTACGGCGAGAGCTGCCGCAAGCTGAAAGAAATAGGCGTTATGCTGGGCGAAATGATAGAAGAGGTAAAGACCAGAAAATAG
- a CDS encoding phage tail tip lysozyme, whose amino-acid sequence MKINRMISGYNFNKGSISRIKYIVIHYVGALGGAEDNCRYYGGGNRNASAHYFVGFNGEVWQCVEDANIAWHCGASSYKHAECRNANSIGIEMCVRKKNTKSMGATDKDWYFEDATVEAAAELTRYLMNKYGVPASHVIRHYDVTGKICPNPYVYNTSAHTWDEFKRKISGQAETPQGSNEKIIWNFLTGKGLNAYAVAGIMGNLYAESGLMPNNLQNTYNNKLGKTDAEYTAAVDNGSYGNFVKDSAGYGLAQWTYWSRKQALLNHAKQAGVSIADLNMQLGFLWEELQGYTVVMDALKKAGSVRAASDAVLTGYEKPADQSETVKKKRAEYGEGYYKKYAAGNGTKYYRVRKSWTDAASQLGAFTSLENAKSACKAGYTVYDDNGKAVYTAAGQQASAGVPFSVQVDILDLNIRTGAGTNYAKTGETTGKGVFTIMEVKAGQGASAGWGRLKSGAGWISLDYATRLA is encoded by the coding sequence ATGAAAATTAACAGAATGATAAGCGGGTACAATTTCAACAAGGGCAGCATTTCCAGAATTAAGTATATTGTTATCCATTACGTAGGCGCACTGGGCGGCGCAGAGGATAACTGCCGCTATTATGGCGGCGGCAATAGAAATGCGTCGGCGCATTACTTTGTAGGATTTAACGGCGAGGTATGGCAGTGCGTAGAGGACGCTAATATAGCGTGGCATTGCGGAGCGTCGAGCTATAAGCACGCAGAGTGCCGGAACGCTAATAGTATCGGTATTGAAATGTGCGTAAGGAAGAAAAACACAAAGAGCATGGGCGCAACAGATAAAGACTGGTATTTTGAGGACGCAACAGTAGAGGCAGCGGCAGAGCTTACCCGTTACCTTATGAATAAATACGGCGTGCCTGCATCTCATGTAATCAGACATTACGACGTAACGGGCAAGATTTGCCCTAACCCGTATGTATATAACACCAGCGCCCACACATGGGACGAGTTTAAGCGTAAAATCAGCGGACAGGCAGAAACACCGCAGGGCAGCAATGAAAAAATAATCTGGAATTTTCTTACAGGCAAGGGCTTAAATGCTTATGCCGTGGCTGGTATTATGGGTAATCTGTATGCTGAAAGCGGGCTTATGCCGAACAACTTACAGAACACCTATAACAATAAGCTGGGTAAGACGGACGCAGAATATACAGCGGCGGTGGATAATGGCAGTTATGGCAATTTTGTAAAGGACAGTGCAGGCTATGGGCTGGCGCAGTGGACGTATTGGAGCAGAAAGCAGGCGCTGCTTAATCATGCAAAACAGGCGGGCGTATCCATTGCAGACCTTAATATGCAGCTGGGCTTTTTATGGGAAGAATTACAGGGCTACACAGTAGTAATGGACGCACTGAAAAAGGCAGGCAGCGTGCGTGCTGCATCTGATGCCGTTCTTACTGGATATGAAAAGCCAGCAGACCAGAGCGAAACAGTAAAGAAAAAGCGTGCAGAGTACGGCGAGGGATACTATAAAAAGTATGCAGCCGGAAACGGCACAAAATATTACAGAGTGCGCAAGAGCTGGACGGACGCAGCAAGCCAGCTGGGGGCGTTTACGTCGCTGGAAAATGCAAAGAGCGCTTGCAAGGCAGGCTATACTGTATATGATGATAACGGCAAGGCAGTATATACCGCAGCGGGGCAGCAGGCAAGCGCAGGCGTTCCGTTTAGCGTACAGGTGGATATTTTAGACCTTAATATCAGAACGGGAGCAGGCACAAACTATGCAAAGACAGGAGAAACCACAGGAAAGGGAGTATTTACCATTATGGAAGTGAAAGCCGGACAGGGCGCAAGTGCTGGCTGGGGACGCTTGAAGAGTGGCGCAGGCTGGATTAGCTTAGATTATGCCACAAGATTAGCTTAA
- a CDS encoding phage major capsid protein, with the protein MRLKEIEARLAEIKEELNTRAAELTDEEITKLETEVTDLQEERTALLAAAEKRKKLLERIAAGEPTGGAGADTTLLRNFKGAGGAGAGEPEDKYDTMAYRKAFMNYVCRGVAIPAEYRAAETTTTADSGAVIPTTIMNEIIQKLESYGSIYAKVRKINVQGGVSIPIADLKPTAHWITEEKSSDDQKASAKNSVTFNYYGLECKISQSILANVVTLKMFTDLFVPMATEAMVKAIEIAIFNGTGEGQPLGVLKDSRVTAVITLTPEEYASWNGWHKVKGKMKKAYRNGSFVMNQSTFDTGIDGMEDENGQPIGRTNYGVNGEETYRFMGKNVETVEDDVLPSWDDANEGDVIAVFMNFSDYVINTNMEMQVVKWTDHDNNKIKNKCLMVVDGKVADAAGIILVKKGVTAV; encoded by the coding sequence ATGAGATTAAAGGAAATTGAGGCAAGATTAGCCGAAATCAAAGAAGAGCTTAACACCAGAGCGGCAGAGCTTACAGACGAGGAAATTACAAAACTGGAAACAGAGGTAACAGACTTGCAGGAAGAGCGCACCGCTTTACTGGCAGCGGCAGAGAAACGCAAAAAGCTGCTTGAAAGAATTGCAGCAGGAGAGCCGACAGGTGGAGCGGGAGCAGATACCACGTTGCTTAGAAATTTCAAGGGAGCAGGCGGCGCAGGAGCAGGAGAACCAGAGGACAAATACGACACTATGGCATACAGAAAAGCGTTTATGAATTATGTATGCAGAGGCGTTGCTATTCCGGCAGAGTACAGAGCAGCTGAAACCACCACCACAGCAGACAGTGGCGCTGTAATTCCGACAACTATTATGAATGAAATCATTCAGAAACTGGAAAGCTACGGCAGCATTTATGCAAAGGTGCGCAAGATTAACGTACAGGGCGGCGTTTCCATTCCGATTGCAGACTTAAAGCCTACTGCGCACTGGATTACAGAGGAAAAGAGCAGCGACGACCAGAAAGCATCTGCTAAAAATTCCGTAACATTCAATTATTACGGTTTGGAGTGCAAAATTTCCCAGAGCATTTTAGCGAATGTAGTAACGCTGAAAATGTTTACTGATTTGTTTGTACCTATGGCAACAGAGGCAATGGTAAAGGCTATTGAAATTGCTATTTTCAACGGTACAGGCGAGGGGCAGCCGCTGGGCGTTCTGAAAGACAGCAGGGTAACAGCTGTAATTACTCTGACACCGGAAGAGTACGCAAGCTGGAACGGCTGGCACAAGGTAAAAGGAAAAATGAAAAAGGCGTACAGAAACGGCAGTTTTGTTATGAACCAGTCCACTTTTGATACTGGCATTGACGGTATGGAAGATGAGAATGGGCAGCCTATCGGACGCACAAACTACGGCGTAAACGGAGAGGAAACATACCGTTTCATGGGTAAGAACGTAGAAACAGTAGAGGACGACGTTTTACCGAGCTGGGACGACGCAAACGAGGGCGACGTAATCGCAGTATTTATGAATTTCTCCGATTACGTTATCAATACCAACATGGAAATGCAGGTAGTGAAGTGGACAGACCACGACAACAACAAGATTAAGAATAAGTGCTTAATGGTTGTGGACGGCAAAGTAGCTGACGCTGCGGGCATTATCTTAGTTAAAAAGGGCGTAACAGCAGTGTAA
- a CDS encoding HK97 family phage prohead protease yields MPVKKEREYRTLVAPLAAQSSGEKRLQSECYVEGYATTFNAPYLLYEFEDGTKIYERIDAHALDSADMSDVIMQYDHEGRVFARQSNNTLILEPDVKGLFVAADLSRTDLARGLYQDISAGMITKMSWAFTVAEESYDRETHTRTILKIKKVYDVSAVSIPANNDTEISARAFASRSYERERQELLKRRAAILKIKASL; encoded by the coding sequence ATGCCAGTTAAGAAAGAGCGGGAATATAGAACGCTGGTAGCGCCTCTGGCTGCGCAGAGTTCCGGCGAAAAGCGTTTACAGTCGGAGTGCTACGTAGAGGGCTACGCTACTACATTTAATGCGCCATACCTTTTATATGAGTTTGAGGACGGCACAAAGATTTACGAAAGAATAGACGCACACGCATTAGACAGCGCAGACATGAGCGACGTTATCATGCAGTACGACCATGAAGGCAGAGTATTTGCCAGACAGTCAAATAATACGCTGATTTTAGAGCCGGACGTAAAGGGGCTTTTTGTGGCAGCAGACTTAAGCCGGACAGACTTAGCCCGTGGGCTGTATCAGGACATAAGCGCAGGAATGATTACTAAAATGTCATGGGCGTTTACAGTGGCAGAGGAAAGTTACGACAGAGAAACACATACAAGAACAATTTTGAAAATCAAAAAGGTTTATGATGTATCAGCCGTGAGCATTCCGGCAAATAACGATACTGAAATAAGCGCCCGTGCTTTTGCGAGTAGGAGTTACGAGCGAGAGCGGCAGGAGTTGCTTAAGAGGCGGGCAGCAATACTAAAGATTAAGGCGAGCTTATAA
- a CDS encoding siphovirus ReqiPepy6 Gp37-like family protein, translated as MELRVFDKTAQPLGAIDELASLLWHTKYFDVGTFSLLAPITDNNSRLLVEGNLITKHDGKKEVKTADGGVWRRAAQITYVHITKDENGLEQLEAQGYMLSWWLNKRCIYPQIVATGTNQYLINLMVKNNCGSAAGTKRRFPLLTFLAQETIDGVAVEYANEAYAQLGQEVKARAQAGKLGYDILLNERERLFGFYLYKGNDLTATNTEGNTPCIFSRDFDNVNEQEYTASIENCGNFIYVQGAADDDGSQPVTTVDGEGATGLDLVEVFCDATDIARKYQQGETEVTIPLNTYIAMLKTRGSAELENYGKNINFVSTINTNSNLKFKADFDLGDRITCKETKWGIQIDARITEVTETYQKGEETIEATFGDSLPTLVDQIRKVR; from the coding sequence ATGGAACTTAGAGTATTCGACAAGACAGCACAGCCGCTGGGAGCTATAGACGAGCTGGCAAGCCTGCTATGGCATACAAAGTATTTTGACGTAGGAACTTTTAGCCTGCTTGCGCCGATTACGGACAATAACAGCCGTTTGCTGGTAGAGGGTAACTTAATAACCAAGCACGACGGAAAAAAGGAAGTAAAGACCGCTGACGGCGGCGTATGGCGCAGGGCAGCGCAGATAACCTACGTACACATTACCAAAGACGAGAACGGCTTAGAGCAGTTAGAGGCACAAGGCTATATGCTTAGCTGGTGGCTTAATAAGCGCTGCATTTATCCGCAGATTGTGGCGACAGGTACAAACCAGTATCTTATAAACCTTATGGTAAAGAACAACTGCGGCAGCGCAGCAGGAACAAAGCGGCGTTTTCCATTGCTTACATTTCTGGCGCAGGAAACCATAGACGGCGTGGCGGTTGAATATGCAAACGAGGCATACGCACAACTGGGGCAGGAAGTAAAGGCAAGGGCGCAGGCTGGAAAGCTGGGCTATGACATTCTGCTTAACGAAAGAGAGAGACTGTTTGGCTTTTATCTGTATAAGGGCAATGACCTTACAGCCACAAATACCGAGGGTAACACACCCTGCATATTTTCAAGAGATTTTGATAATGTCAACGAGCAGGAATATACAGCCAGTATAGAGAACTGCGGCAACTTTATTTATGTGCAGGGAGCAGCTGACGACGACGGCAGCCAGCCAGTAACCACAGTGGACGGCGAGGGCGCAACGGGGCTGGATTTGGTAGAGGTATTCTGCGACGCTACGGACATTGCCAGAAAGTACCAGCAAGGGGAAACAGAGGTAACAATACCGCTGAATACCTATATTGCAATGCTGAAAACGAGAGGCAGCGCAGAGCTGGAAAACTACGGCAAGAACATAAATTTTGTAAGTACCATAAATACAAATTCAAACTTGAAATTTAAGGCTGATTTTGATTTAGGCGACCGTATTACTTGCAAAGAAACCAAGTGGGGCATACAGATAGATGCACGTATTACAGAAGTAACAGAAACATACCAGAAAGGCGAGGAAACCATAGAGGCGACTTTTGGCGACAGCCTGCCGACGCTGGTAGACCAGATTAGGAAAGTGAGGTAG
- a CDS encoding phage portal protein, which yields MKFLDYLFHGKELKAIGNYFKMLNGYSPTFTSFSGGVYEMDLTRTAINNFATHCSKLKPEIEGSALKSLEKTLQHKPNYFMDTTKFIKRLATYVAVEHTAFIIPIEDEYGRLCGWYPLRAERCEVVESEGQLYLRYLFANGSYGAIEFERVGIMTDFEYKDDLFGEDNSTLAPTMQLIHTQNEGIINAVKNSANIRFLAKVANMLKPEDIKKERKRFTEDNLSADNDSGMIIYDNKFSELKQVESKPYTPNALQMQHIQENVCTHFGTNMDILQNKFDENTWNAYYEGKIEPFAIQLSLVMTNMSFTERERACGNAIFFSANRLQYASNATKLSVSTQLFDRALLNRNGVMDIWNMAHVEDGEKYYIRKEYTEVSELHKGSEQPVIIQQVPQQTEPAAGEEPQNGQEEKEGVNNAS from the coding sequence ATGAAATTTTTAGACTATCTTTTTCATGGCAAAGAATTAAAAGCCATAGGTAATTATTTCAAAATGCTGAACGGATACAGCCCGACGTTTACCAGCTTTAGCGGCGGCGTGTATGAAATGGATTTAACCAGAACGGCTATAAATAATTTTGCCACACATTGCAGCAAGCTAAAGCCGGAGATAGAGGGCAGCGCCCTTAAGTCGCTGGAAAAGACATTGCAGCATAAACCCAACTACTTCATGGATACAACAAAATTTATAAAGCGTCTGGCAACGTATGTAGCGGTGGAACACACCGCTTTTATTATACCTATCGAGGATGAATACGGGCGCTTGTGTGGCTGGTATCCGTTGCGGGCTGAACGCTGCGAGGTGGTAGAGAGTGAGGGGCAGTTATATTTACGGTATCTGTTTGCAAATGGCAGCTATGGAGCTATTGAGTTTGAGCGTGTAGGCATTATGACAGACTTTGAATATAAAGACGACCTTTTCGGAGAGGACAACAGCACGCTTGCACCAACTATGCAGCTGATACATACGCAGAATGAGGGAATTATAAACGCTGTAAAAAATTCTGCAAATATCCGTTTTCTGGCAAAGGTGGCAAATATGCTGAAACCAGAGGATATAAAGAAAGAGCGGAAACGCTTTACAGAGGATAACTTAAGCGCCGACAACGATAGCGGCATGATTATTTATGATAACAAGTTTAGTGAGCTGAAACAGGTAGAAAGCAAACCATATACACCAAACGCATTGCAGATGCAGCACATACAGGAAAATGTATGTACGCATTTTGGTACAAATATGGATATTCTGCAAAATAAATTTGATGAAAATACGTGGAACGCTTACTACGAGGGGAAAATAGAACCGTTTGCAATACAGCTATCGCTTGTTATGACAAATATGAGCTTTACAGAGAGAGAAAGAGCCTGCGGCAATGCTATTTTCTTTTCTGCAAACCGCCTACAATACGCCAGCAACGCCACAAAGTTAAGCGTAAGTACACAGCTTTTCGACCGTGCGCTACTGAACAGAAACGGCGTAATGGATATATGGAACATGGCACACGTTGAGGACGGGGAAAAGTATTATATCCGAAAGGAATATACAGAGGTAAGCGAGCTGCACAAAGGAAGTGAGCAGCCAGTTATCATACAGCAAGTACCGCAGCAGACAGAACCAGCAGCAGGAGAAGAGCCGCAGAACGGACAGGAAGAGAAAGAGGGTGTAAATAATGCCAGTTAA
- a CDS encoding RNA-directed DNA polymerase, with the protein MYEWNKYHPDQPLYAIKADIHHYFQSIDHAVLKTEIRKVIKDAGVLALLDRIIDHNGNMPDGVGIPVGNLTSQLFANIYLDALDQFIKHELGVEAYIRYMDDFVILSPDKEQLRSWLARIEQFLREELKLEFNPKTTILAAKNGIDFVGYKHRATHRKVRKDSIKRIKRTIKKCESGKITKEQLQKSIQSWTGHAGHADSYNLRKKIETLAEAAIEKAA; encoded by the coding sequence CTGTATGAGTGGAACAAATACCACCCAGACCAGCCACTTTATGCTATCAAGGCAGATATACACCACTATTTCCAGAGCATAGACCATGCGGTATTAAAGACTGAAATACGTAAGGTTATAAAAGACGCTGGGGTACTGGCATTGCTGGACAGGATAATAGACCACAACGGCAATATGCCGGACGGCGTAGGGATACCAGTGGGAAACCTTACCAGTCAGTTATTTGCAAATATCTATCTGGACGCATTAGACCAGTTTATTAAGCATGAGCTGGGCGTAGAGGCGTACATACGCTATATGGACGACTTTGTAATATTAAGCCCAGACAAGGAACAGCTGCGCAGCTGGCTTGCACGGATAGAGCAATTCTTACGGGAAGAGCTTAAGTTAGAGTTTAACCCGAAAACTACCATACTGGCAGCAAAGAACGGTATAGACTTTGTAGGCTACAAACACAGGGCGACGCACAGGAAAGTACGAAAGGACAGCATAAAGCGTATAAAGCGTACTATCAAGAAGTGCGAGAGCGGGAAAATCACAAAAGAACAGTTACAAAAGAGTATACAGAGCTGGACGGGACACGCAGGACACGCCGACAGCTATAACCTACGAAAGAAAATAGAAACGCTGGCAGAGGCAGCCATAGAAAAGGCTGCTTAA
- a CDS encoding helix-turn-helix domain-containing protein, translating into MNLGENIRKARKAAGVSQSELAERLQVHQKDISRWENGAHAPTIEMFAKICRELNASADEILELK; encoded by the coding sequence ATGAATTTAGGCGAGAACATAAGAAAAGCACGGAAAGCGGCGGGCGTTTCACAGTCGGAACTTGCGGAACGCCTGCAAGTCCACCAGAAAGATATAAGCAGGTGGGAGAATGGGGCGCACGCACCGACAATAGAAATGTTTGCGAAAATATGCAGAGAGCTTAACGCCTCTGCTGATGAAATTTTAGAATTGAAGTAG
- a CDS encoding major tail protein: MTLGLKDLYYAVCTEADGAESYGTPKKMAEAMSADLSVKTADGSLYADDTLSESVTEFASGTLKLGIKDLTPEVLAELLGQAVDKNSVVWAGKEDEPPYVAVGFRAKKTGGKYRYVWLLKAKFKVPSEKYETKGESIKFNTPDIEASFTTRKKDNLWKADFVGTEESAAAKTWFTAVPEKAAAMESV, encoded by the coding sequence ATGACACTGGGACTGAAAGATTTATATTACGCCGTATGCACAGAGGCAGACGGAGCAGAGAGCTACGGGACACCTAAGAAAATGGCAGAGGCAATGAGCGCCGATTTGTCCGTAAAGACAGCAGACGGCAGTTTGTATGCAGACGATACATTAAGCGAGAGCGTTACGGAGTTTGCAAGCGGAACACTTAAGCTGGGAATTAAAGATCTTACGCCGGAAGTGCTGGCAGAGCTGCTGGGGCAGGCAGTAGATAAGAATAGCGTAGTATGGGCGGGAAAAGAGGACGAGCCGCCGTACGTTGCTGTAGGGTTCAGAGCTAAGAAAACGGGCGGTAAATACCGTTACGTATGGCTGCTTAAAGCAAAATTTAAAGTGCCGTCTGAAAAGTACGAAACAAAGGGCGAGAGCATCAAGTTTAACACGCCGGATATTGAGGCATCTTTTACAACGAGAAAGAAAGATAATTTGTGGAAAGCTGATTTTGTGGGAACAGAGGAAAGCGCAGCGGCTAAGACGTGGTTTACAGCAGTGCCGGAAAAGGCAGCAGCAATGGAAAGTGTATAA